Part of the Cottoperca gobio chromosome 16, fCotGob3.1, whole genome shotgun sequence genome, aAGTCGATGTTTGTGCAAAATTTGAAGAGATTCCCTTCTGGCGTTTGGCCTTGAGATACCAGGTTTACGAGAATGAGGCaaggcagacagacggacggacaacCCGAAAACATCAAAGCTCCGGGAGGCAAAATAAAACCAATTCGAGACACGCCATCAGCCTTCAATTCTATCTTTCTATTCTCCGCGCGTGAATATGAGTCTAGACCAGCATTGTGAATATCTAGTCTGAAGGAGCGCAGCTATGCTGggaaagcagaagaagaaccttcacacacactgttccaatGCGTAGTAGTGATAACAGATCAAAGTCCGTCCTCCATAATGAACCTGTCTCTTGCAATTCCTCTAAATTTCTTCTCAGAGGAATCCTTCTTACTACGAATAAACACATTCTCTACCCAGAAAACCAGAAGTCGGTGAGTTTCTATCACACCCAGGAGACACAACAATAGATACAACAACAGGCTTGACACAGGAGGAACATTCTGCACATAAcaagtggaggagaggaagtgaaTACCAAAATACCAAAAACACCACTGCTGCAATGCTGATTTGTGGTTATCCAGTTGAACAAATCATCTTTTCTTTGGCATGTTTACTGCACATATTTTGCTTTCCATAGAAAAGAGACACTAGAAGGAGTTCTTTTTGTAGCCATTACCTTTAGCCTGCTGCACACCGAGTACGCAAACTCCAAATTGTTTTAATGATCTAgatcaggggttctcaacgggggtgCAGcgcccccaccccccccccccccccccccccccagggggCGTACAGAGGACGTCgaggggcgctggaagcaatattttagaaaggagggcgttcacgtgtctttggggggcgtttgtgtgtacggcccgcgaggtaattcataaacacacgcaaaaaatctactccaaaaaaatgtatccaattctagtcagatatagaatataaccggcgactgattgtttttcctggccaaggtcagggtccttgaacacaacacgagcggaacatgTCAGTTCTAACCCAGAACATGTcacatcacgtggtcacgtcatgtcaaaaccttcaatattaaacaaaacgatcattgacatcagcgaccGCAGCATGGCGAGAGTAACAaggagaaagctggatgcggaatgttccaggagaaatggacgaaagattatttctttgtggaagtaaaaggccagtgtttgtgtggacgcgctATCGGTCATGGAAAAGGCTTTCGAGCTGCATTatagcacgaaacatgccaaactgtacgagctgaaaggacgagtagagtgtgtttgaataaagttaacattgtgtgtttttagactctTATTGTTATTTTGCTGAGCAATAAAGTgttgcttgaaaaacaaaaacaagcgccgCCCCCCcgcagccaccactgctcgaaagcattaatgttattccaaagatacaccatgaataaaactaatctgaattaatgttaaaacactaacactctggtcgggacttggaccagcagcagacgagctgcactctggctgcttgtagcagcagagctaacaatCAGCAGAGcaatcagcagagctaacaccagcagagctaacaatCAGCATAGCTAAcaatcagcagagctaacgttatagcagagctaacaccagcagagctaacgttatagcagagctaacaccagcagagctaacatcagcagagctaacaccggcagagctaacaccagcagagcacATTTggcactatatatttatataaaataaaacacagggttCCGCTGGGGtgggcagcgcctcagactttgTGCTTTATcgttggatcacttaagagtgcaaattgtttcacatttctgaggctgctgtgtttaacaccggttacagtttgaatgtctgacccgtctctgattggctgcagtctctgattggctgcagtctatgacaccgattaaagtttgaatcttcttaccgttgcatttgtttaacactccttaataaaatgtctttgttttctccctgggtacatggtgtatcagggcaattgaaggtaaaaacaacaaaacatttgtttaataatataatatttattattattttgaaatgttattatgtaacttcaatctcagagaatttgagtttttataataacataatatagtaataactaataataagaaaaatattataagaatttaaatactaaattaatataatcaatatgtaatataaattataaataaacattagaattcaggggagacaaacaggaagcctacattttatttgtaagggACCTCGATAATGggtaggggggcgctggcccaaaaaaggtatTTGTCGGCGCTCACACCAAATGGAACGGACACCAGTGTGCGCTCACCAGCTGCTGCATCTGGACACATCACAATGCAGCTTGTGTAGCGGGGCCACAACTGTCTTTAAAGGAAGCAATGTGTCCAATGGATCCAGAGCTGTACGGCAGCTGCAACACTAAGTAAGTTACTGTACGTGTCACAGTAGTTTTATCCAATGAGTTCAATGTCATGAGCAGAATCACACAATGTCTGAATATGGAGCCCCAGGAAGTGTTAATATGTAAGAATGACACAGAAACAGTTATCTAGGAATGCTTAGACATACATTGGACAGATGAGGAACTTCTCCACTTCTCCTTGAAAGTAGACGTAAAGGGAAGGTAGAGAAAGACATTAAGCGCACCTTTTTCCACTGAACAGTGTGCGCAGCGGAGGCCTTGGTCTTGCACTGCCACTCCACCTTGTCTCCAAGCATGATGACTTGAGGTTGGGTGGGGGTCACGTTCACAGGGTCGATGTCTGACGAAGAGAAAATGGAAAGCGattgagagagggaggaagacacGGGAAACCCGAGGCCTTCTAAGTGCCACTTGAAATCAAAAAGGCGTCTCATTCCTTAAACAACCATGTAATAAGGCTGTTCAAATGACCTTACTAAGCAGAATATCTAAGTTTTTGTAAGTGCAAAGCGCTCATCTGAAGTTAAGCCTGTTCCCTGCTATTTCTAGGCTATCTCCGCTTAATTAATGTGTGATACGATCAAATTAGGGAGTCTAGTTGGGATAAAATTAAAGTAACAGATGAACTGCGGAAAATTGAATTGGGTATCGGCGTCCTGAAAGGATTCCATTAAAGCTCTTTCCATTTGAACCCTTTTAATtctatgatttaaaaaaaggaaaaggaaggcTTCCCGCAAAAACCGAATCTGCACAAACAGGAGGtaaattatttctttatgtgtgttttgtttattctacagttgtgtgtgtgtgtgtgtgtgtgtgtgtgttttggctcaCTCACAGTTGACAGTGAGGGCGATAGATCCACTCAGGTCAGCATCCAGGTTGTCGAAATCTGTGGctgtgcacatgtacacagcagtGTCTGTGCGCTTGACAGATTTCAGCACCAGGAGACCTCCCTGACCAGAGATCTCGTTCGTCTGAAGGTGGAAGAACAGGGATgggcagagagagatacatGGGTAAAGACTGAGTGAGAGAGCAacacaaatgatttaaaaaagttgGAGTACATGGAGAAAAAAGATCTTTCTCGgtcaaacaaactaaaaactgCAGACGTACATCTTTAGTGAAGTCAAACTCAGGCTGAGGGTTTCCATCAGTCTCACACTTCATGTTGACAGTGTCGCCCTCCTTCACTGGGTCAGTGTTGAGTAGGGAAAAGGTCGCTTTCTCAGAGGGATCTAGAAGGACAAGAACAGACGTGGAACAGGTGAAAATTCCTCCTTTGGATAGATTTACactgttgtacagtgtgtcatCAATCAGAGATGTGCAAGGCATTCCAGAGGGGATGTTTTACTTTCCCAGCACCTCATCAGTCTTCATGAGATGAATATTAAGTTCCAGTGCAGTGTTTAGAAGGAGGAAAGATATGCAACCGATGAAGATAACACTAATGGATGTTTGTTGACCATGTTTCAGAGCATTTTATTTTCCCCTAAAATGAAAAAGCGAGGATGGAGGCTTACAGATAAATATCTCAAtcactattggatggattgccatgaaattctGTACAGACATCCATCGTCCCAAGAGGGTAAATCCTCATAACTTTGCTGATCCGCTGACTTTTCCTCCAGCGCCGGCAGCATGTTGATATTTTTGGCTTTTAGtaaagtgtcttaaaaaaaacaattggatGGATTTGCCATGAAAGCtggtacagatattcatgttcccTTCAGGATCAATTGCACTTACtttgtgatcccctgactttttatatttattttgaattctCTTGGCTGCTTTAACtgtttttataactttatttactgttttgcATTGAGAGAAGCCTGAACCATTTCATTGTACGCgagtataatgacaataaagatattctgattctgatacagCTGCATAACGAGGTCATTATATACAAgtattgaatgtgtttgtgcagcgAGGACAGCAAACTGGTCTGGTAAGAAACTGTTGATAACTAAGCAGCGAACTCACAGTGCTAAAAAGGTCTAGAGGTGCTGTCTGATCACTGATCCAGCCAGCAGCAgggtagcttagcataaagacttgaaacgggggggggggggggggaaacagctagcctggttcgTCTAAAGGTGACAACATCAACCCGGCAGCGcctgtaaagctcactaattgaAATGATTGTCCCTCCACTCACAGTTGAGGTTGATGGTGATGGTGTTGGACTTCTTCTGTTTGATCTCGCCTCCTGGCAGGCTGAACTCCACGACGCAGTAGAAAACGGAGTCCTTGTCGGCCCTGCTGGGCTGCATGTACAGGGTGTTCTTGGCGGTTTCGAGACCGGAGGCCTCCTTCACCACCGAGGGAACCATATGGGTCTCTGACGGAGAGGAAGCACACAGATTATCCTCCGCTTTGCACAGCCTgtgactgtactgtactgaataCTTGTTCTAACAAACAGCCAGAGGACACTTACTCTCACTCCTGTCCTTGATCTCAGGCAGCGGCTGGTCATCTTTGAACCAGATAATTCTCGGCTGGGGGTGTCCGTTCATCGCCTCGCAGGTTCCAATCTGATACAGGCGGACAAAAGAAAGTCGATTGAAAATGTGAGCCTTCGTGAAACTCACGCTACAGGACGTACATACAgttaaagaaatacacacacacacacatacacacacacacacctcagagcTGGACGTCTGTCCCACAGAAATGGCCTGAGTTGATGGCTTTGTGAGTACTGGCTTCTCAGGAGcaactgaaacaaaaaaaggcaaaggagtgggagggaagagggaagggggggggtcATTATGATTCACTGCAAGGAAACCCTTTAAcgtagacacaaacacacactccacttCCTCCACACAAGCAGTCCAACCCACATGACTGCTGACCTTGTTAATTAGGTTGAGCAGTAAATATCCTGCTTCACATTATTCCAGTGTGACCTGGTTCACATGAGCTGATAAGGGTCAAATaaccaaaccccccccccccccccccctctcctctctctctggctcacacacacagaaacacacacacggacacaaaaccgcaggtgtgagtgtgttccCGCTCGCTTCTCTGCTTTATCCCCCAGCTCACTCGTTCACATGCAAGGTCATCTTATCAATGCCTGCAGCTGTTGACTGCTTATGAAAGTAAACAGTAGATGGGTATTCCTCACTCCATTCTTCGTGTTTAGACCCTTTTTGTTACGCTGCTGGAAAAAACAACACGTATGTGATTTTACGTCTCATATCACGATATTAATATAACATGGATATATCGTACAGACACACTGTGGAATGCGGCTCTTCTGCAGCCTCCTACATTCAGCCGAATATAGCTTTATAGCAGACGAtaagtcatttaaataaagacgTACAGGCAGGGAGGTTTTTATTCTGCATTAGTGTGTTTTTGCTCGGCACACGGACTGTTTACTCTCCGGCCGTGAGAGAGAAACCAGGCTCTCACTGCTATCCCTCAGGAGACCTCATAACTCAGTCCTATTAAGTTAAGACGGGACAGACACAGTATAGTTCATCCCTCAATGAGTCAAGTGGTCAACTGCACACAAAGAATAATTGATGGTTTGTGAGGCAGGCAGTTTCTTACAACTGTGGGTATTAAGTACATCTAACAGGGAGTTGTCCAACAGCACCACTTTGAGGTATATACTACCACGGACTGGCCCATTCACAATTAATAGCTTATTTTATGAGATTGCTCTAAACCTCAGAGCGTCTGAGTGCATAAATGTTAATGGTTAACTTGTGTGCTCTTTTCCAAGTTGACGCTTCACCAAAGAAAGGGTTGTTTCGCTGTTCTCCCGACACACATTCTCCCTCTGTACAGTGATTGAGCAGCCCAATCCAAAATGCAAATGGCGCATGATGATGATTCATTTTGGTTAGGCCACTAAATGCTAAAAGTATGATTGATGTCTGCTCAGGGGTTGCTGTGGGAAGGGAAAGGACACAGCAAAGGGTCTGCCCTCAGCGCCTCGGGGATAAATCTGTGGCGTTATTAAGGTGAGATATATGAGACATGACAGGTGTGATTGAACTATTCATCAATTGTGTCAAGAGTGATTAGATTGTGGTTAATTGACCTCTGGGGAACTTATCAAAAGAAATTGGTAACCCCAAGAACTATAAAAGGTTCCAAAGTCTTACACATTCGCTCTACTCTTGACACATATAGACGATTGTGCTACAGAATCATACATTATGATACTATATATAGGTTCTATTAAAGAGGTTTTGCATGGAGTTACATATAGTATGTGCGTAATTCAAATCAGAGAAATGCATTACATGCATTAGGTACAATTAAGCCACTTCCTAAATGACAGTATGCATGGACACACACGGAGATCTGAGCCATGAACATTAAGTGGCAGTGACACTAACAACCGAGTCATAAATTCCACACATCAACAACTGATGGGAAagtgaggggggtggggggatcCTCTTTGGAAAAAGGTCATGTGGAGGTCATGTAAAAAGGACAAAGGGCATTGGACGACTCACAGAAAACGTTAAGCGTAGTGGCGGCTTCTCCAACTCCACCGGGGCCAGCGGTGACCTGGCAGTAGAAGATGAGCTCGTCAGAGGGTTGAACCGCGGAGATGGTCAAGGTGAAGTCCTCCTCGATAGTGACCCGGCCAGCCAGATGGGTGTCGGTATCGCTTTTTCTCTCGCCACCCCGGGAGAAAGCCACGCGCTTCCTGGTACCCTGCTCCTCCTGGATGTAGGGACAGAAGGAAGGAGAATCTACAAAGCACTCCTTTATGGACATACCAAACCTTCACtgctaaaatactttttttccttTGGATCATTTGGATAAAGAACAATAATATTTTGGAAATGACTTACAATGAACCACTCAACAACAGTGTTGCTTATAGGTGGAACGACAGTATACGTGCAGGGCAGTTTGGCAGACTCTTCTTTCAACACCTCCACTTTAGAAGCCGTCTTCACGGTCACAGCTCCACTACAGGCTGCAGAGAAGAAGCACACACAGTGGAAAAAGACGACTGTTAGCGAAACTAGGTGTGTTTGGAACATAGTGAAGAAGAGGATTGTGTTTCAGGGGAAGTTTTTATCTATGTTTTTCGGCATGACTGTGAGTCTACAATGGAATCTATTGTAACTGCTGTAAATCCAGACAAAAGCAGGGTTGCAAGCTACAGTATCAGTATTCCCTTAAAGGTGCTTGAACAGCAGTAAAAAACAGTTAAGGGGCCCAGAGGGAAGCTAGAAGGCCCTCGTCACCGTCGCTGTTCTCCATTCAACGGAGACATTAGGATGCACAAAGTGTCCCAGATATCAATGGGGGAGAGTGGCAGCCAGGTCACACGATGGACCCGGGCTGGCGGGGATCGGGATACACTGTAACTCTCTAACTCTATGGAGAAACAACGTGACAAGGAGATTGCAttacagagaggagaggcgggggagaagagggagggggaggagctcCATGAAGCCACTGCAGCACATAGAGTGTCATGAATCCTGAAGTACAGTAACACATGAAGGCAGAGGAGTCCACTGTGAGCGTGAGGTCAAGGTCAACATATGGAAGATATGCAATTTGATATACATACGTCAGCCGGCTTTTACGAAACAGTGCTTAAAACAGGCATGCAGTACTTTCACATGAATAATGGATGCATCAGGGACATCAACAGTAAACAACAACTCCTTCTACGCTGCCAGCGTTAGCTTTAAAAGCCAGAGGTCTGCACTcaaattaatattcatattgtGTTGCTAATGAACCGCACAGCCCCGTACTCTGTATGATAACATAAATTAATCATGTCATCAGATTCTGGACTACAAAATCTACACttcaataatttatttgttgtgAGAGAACTTGGCGTTGGGAGGATGGACTTCATAGGAGTTTGACGGGCTAGTTTTAATATCAGGGCAGAGAAATGCGGACGGGAAGATGAAATGGTGTTTGCTCAGAACTGTCtaaagagatgagaggagcgGAGGCTCGGCCAGCCTGTTATCACGCCAAcgtgaggaagaaagagagcgGGAGATGGGGGAAAATAAGTCAAAGGGTACAAATAGAGGAAGTAACTGGGAGAGCTGTCAGAAATACACATTCCACCAGGGTCACATGCTGTAATTCACCATGACCCACAAACCAcgcagaggtcaaaggtcagccgaGCGTTGACGTTTGATGAAAATATCTCATGTCTCTCCACTTTATTCTCTCACTTCTTCATTTCCCTTCCGATGCCTCTCGCTTTGTAGTCGTCCCTCTCCAGTATCCCTCCCTCTGTCAACATGGGGTTCTATTAGCTCAGTAGCTCTCGAGTGAAACAACGTTAGTTTTACAAACCGAGTCTCATGTTCACAGTCTGTCAGAGGGATGTAAGCCCAACAGGGAAAATCCTTTTTGCGTGTGTGTCTTCGCCAACACAAACAAGCGAGAGCCAGACAAGCAAGCGTACAAGAATGTGCGAGACGACCAAGAGCTGCGCTTTTAGGGCAGGGACTCAGGATTTAAGAGTCCCGTTAAGTGGTGCGCGGGAAAAATACACACTTGTACACATACCACATTAAATCAAGTGATTTACTGGCACATGCACAAAAAGCCAGAACTCAGTTACTGaagtcattttgtttaaaaaaaaaagacaaatctccAGTTTAAGGACAAAGTTTGTAAGAAATctaattgtttttaatgagtttaatacatttaattgacgTGTGAAGCCATGATGGTATTTCCAGGAGAGCAGTAATGTATTCATCTGCTGAGAACTTTTTTGTTCCACAATACTGATCACATTCACTTCCTGTGAAAACACGGCTGTGTGTTATTTTTGGGTCGCCTGACATCACGGAATATAATTAAACCGGCTGAATCCTCACTTTCAGAGCGGCTGCAAGCCCTTACTTTCTTTTAACTGGGTTGTACTGAGTAGCTGGGCTACTATACGCCTGTAAACAGAGCGCCGCTGGCAGTCGAAGCAATAATAggagcagaaaatgtaaatcaacaGTGTCCATCTGCACcacgtctttctttctctgccaaCCTGTCCCccatccatctctctttttcttgcattgtctgtctcactcttccCTCATTTGGTGTCATTCACAATATGTTTTGGTCCAGAGTGATCAGTCGGGCCGCCGCTCTGTTTTACACACGAGGCAGCTGGACGGACAGAGACGCACAATTAAAGCATAATTAGGGGAGTCCTCTGTCCAATCTGAgcctgcagcagtgtgtgagtgtgtgagtgtatttaGAGACACATGCTGTTggctgtcactgtgtgtgtgtgtgtgtgtgtgtgcgtgtgtgtgtgtgtgtgtgtgtgtgtgtgagagagagagagagagagagagagagagtggcaggggctgtggggggggggggggggactcgcTACATGGGGGTCTCATTAGCTGACGCAGGCCAGATAATCGGATTTAGCCAAAGagagggaaagtgtgtgtgaggtggtgtGTGATGGGGTAGAAAGACAGATGGGAACGAGACGGTCAGACTGtgacctgtacacacacacacacacacacacacacacacacacactcgtacagtatacagtatctATAATGCATGTGTTATGTATGAGCAACCGAACCAACCCAAAAAGCTACAGTTAAGTAcagtgaagtctgcagtgtgcAGCGTGGCAGAGTGGAGGAGACCCTGTCAGTCCCACATCTACTGAAAAGTTAATGTGAAACCGTCTTTAatactctctctgtgtttgcctctttctgcctcacacacacggacacacacacacacacacacacacacacacacacacacacacacggacacacacacggcaggGCGCCCCTCATTATGGAAAGAACCAGCTGGATCCTCGTCTCCtgtcctcttctcctctgttgTTCTCCCCTCACCTACTGTCGTATTCTGGACATCAAACCTTTCACTCTCCGACTCTCCTCTTTTCATCCCTCATTCTCAAAGAGCATTCTTTAATACCCAGAGCACAAACTTCactcacagagaggagagagaaaaagagaatgCAAGATAGCGAAAGAAaggcacaaagaaaaacagaaaagggggagaaagggagagagagggagagagggagagaataaaAACCATGTCTGTGGAAACTCAGCCTCACCTACACGAACCTCCTTTCACTGATTGTACCTGCTTGTCTGCCTGCTAACCCAAACACCTCTCCACTGAAGAGTAATGGATGTTTTGGGTTGCTCGGCTTTATATAAGTCTACTGTATACACCGAGATGATGGTTCCAGGAGTGCAAGAGAAGTGTGTTGGATTACAGTCAGCATTGGTCACAGAGATGGAGCGCAAAGATCCGCACCGGTGCGACGAGGAGTGTACACAAAAGACTCGGGGGTGAAAAGAACAGTGCAACGTGATACCTGACAGGCGAGGAATGTccgaaggtgtgtgtgtgtgtgtgtgtgtgtgtgtgtgtgtgtgtggtccacAACATCCTTGGCCTCTAACAGGATTACTGTGTTTGACTGTTGGCAAAGCAAACAGGGAGCAGACAGAGCCTCACTGTCACAAGAGATGAGTCACCTTCAGCACGCggtctttaaaataaaaagtctgaaCCTACTTCCAATGTGTTCATTGTGATTTCTCAATCTCTTTATAGTCACATCCTCTGTCCTATTTTAACATTGCTGACATCTCAAGCAGCTCTGCAGCCAGACTTGGGCTGTAACTGCTCAGATCACTTCTCAGTTATTCAAGTGCTTGTAAGTTTATAACTTGTCAGTTCAATTGTAAAAAGAATTGTGTCATATAAGACACATTTTTTCATTTCGTTGCAGCCCTCCTCGTGTTCTCCTACGCGTCTCAGGTGCCAGAGGAGACTGTTGATAGTGAGCACAACATCTTCCCATTATCAGTAACAGCAGACATGTTTTGTGATCTCATGAAGCGATCTCCACTGCAAACTTCAGCAGGAGTCTTACTCTCTGTCACACATGAAATGAAATAACTTACTTTGGTGAACACAAAAGCCTGATACATCCGTATAGTGTTGCTGTGGTGGTACCAAGATATAAAAGCACAGCCACAAGTATAAGCTGCTTCCCTCCAACCGCATGTTGTGATGGTTACTATCACCACAGGCAGGAGTCACGAGccagaggctgtgtgtgtgtgtgtgtgtgtgtgtgtgtgtgtgtgtgtgtgtgtgtgtgtgtgtgtgtgtgtgtgtgtgtgtgtgatagttgTGGCAGCGGGGCGTGGCAGGTTGCCCTCAGCTCTCACACTGATAATGGCCTGTTAATATTGCAAATCTCGTATTTTCGGGTCTTTCATGTTCGCTCGG contains:
- the bcam gene encoding basal cell adhesion molecule isoform X2, which translates into the protein MDGITFGRTSLLCTLLLWAFQACSGAVTVKTASKVEVLKEESAKLPCTYTVVPPISNTVVEWFIEEQGTRKRVAFSRGGERKSDTDTHLAGRVTIEEDFTLTISAVQPSDELIFYCQVTAGPGGVGEAATTLNVFFAPEKPVLTKPSTQAISVGQTSSSEIGTCEAMNGHPQPRIIWFKDDQPLPEIKDRSEKTHMVPSVVKEASGLETAKNTLYMQPSRADKDSVFYCVVEFSLPGGEIKQKKSNTITINLNYPSEKATFSLLNTDPVKEGDTVNMKCETDGNPQPEFDFTKDTNEISGQGGLLVLKSVKRTDTAVYMCTATDFDNLDADLSGSIALTVNYIDPVNVTPTQPQVIMLGDKVEWQCKTKASAAHTVQWKKGSEVLSQDGMLSIQDVSYDKAGEYMCVGAVPSVPGLTAQTSVNLTVKGSPMIETPAIGTVDKEGDMVVLMCTAWGYPAPQFTWKPSGKESVSVEGNKVVSSVTLEATAEIIKDGVTCEVSNEHGTSSTILLVSLKRAIDNSADRADKQQGGSSGVVIAVVVCVLLLLLLVALIYFLNKKSKLPCSKKDKKEVASGEVNNDIVVEMKTDKANEEAGLLKRPSTQQ
- the bcam gene encoding basal cell adhesion molecule isoform X3 — encoded protein: MDGITFGRTSLLCTLLLWAFQACSGAVTVKTASKVEVLKEESAKLPCTYTVVPPISNTVVEWFIEEQGTRKRVAFSRGGERKSDTDTHLAGRVTIEEDFTLTISAVQPSDELIFYCQVTAGPGGVGEAATTLNVFFAPEKPVLTKPSTQAISVGQTSSSEIGTCEAMNGHPQPRIIWFKDDQPLPEIKDRSEKTHMVPSVVKEASGLETAKNTLYMQPSRADKDSVFYCVVEFSLPGGEIKQKKSNTITINLNYPSEKATFSLLNTDPVKEGDTVNMKCETDGNPQPEFDFTKDTNEISGQGGLLVLKSVKRTDTAVYMCTATDFDNLDADLSGSIALTVNYIDPVNVTPTQPQVIMLGDKVEWQCKTKASAAHTVQWKKGSEVLSQDGMLSIQDVSYDKAGEYMCVGAVPSVPGLTAQTSVNLTVKGSPMIETPAIGTVDKEGDMVVLMCTAWGYPAPQFTWKPSGKESVSVEGNKVVSSVTLEATAEIIKDGVTCEVSNEHGTSSTILLVSLKRADKQQGGSSGVVIAVVVCVLLLLLLVALIYFLNKKSKLPCSKKDKKEVASGEVNNDIVVEMKTDKANEEAGLLKRPSTQQ
- the bcam gene encoding basal cell adhesion molecule isoform X1 produces the protein MDGITFGRTSLLCTLLLWAFQACSGAVTVKTASKVEVLKEESAKLPCTYTVVPPISNTVVEWFIEEQGTRKRVAFSRGGERKSDTDTHLAGRVTIEEDFTLTISAVQPSDELIFYCQVTAGPGGVGEAATTLNVFFAPEKPVLTKPSTQAISVGQTSSSEIGTCEAMNGHPQPRIIWFKDDQPLPEIKDRSEKTHMVPSVVKEASGLETAKNTLYMQPSRADKDSVFYCVVEFSLPGGEIKQKKSNTITINLNYPSEKATFSLLNTDPVKEGDTVNMKCETDGNPQPEFDFTKDTNEISGQGGLLVLKSVKRTDTAVYMCTATDFDNLDADLSGSIALTVNYIDPVNVTPTQPQVIMLGDKVEWQCKTKASAAHTVQWKKGSEVLSQDGMLSIQDVSYDKAGEYMCVGAVPSVPGLTAQTSVNLTVKGSPMIETPAIGTVDKEGDMVVLMCTAWGYPAPQFTWKPSGKESVSVEGNKVVSSVTLEATAEIIKDGVTCEVSNEHGTSSTILLVSLKRAIDNSADRVLLSGNPVLKSADKQQGGSSGVVIAVVVCVLLLLLLVALIYFLNKKSKLPCSKKDKKEVASGEVNNDIVVEMKTDKANEEAGLLKRPSTQQ